In Dioscorea cayenensis subsp. rotundata cultivar TDr96_F1 chromosome 9, TDr96_F1_v2_PseudoChromosome.rev07_lg8_w22 25.fasta, whole genome shotgun sequence, a genomic segment contains:
- the LOC120268457 gene encoding uncharacterized protein LOC120268457 — MEARTFKVISGANQEKEVTREPKLEVNDGGHKDYIFKSLDKKWRDHRFHLYSYAQCDPDGPREANIAKKSPEIPLEQWVAFVDYRAHPDTKAKAAQNTRNRMNLTMPHTLGSKSFDRLQKEMETQLGRSVTRAELFQASHTTLEGSFVNEEARQNHEDLISRSQNSSENEAFTSVFGKDHPGYVKGLGHGVSPTQVYSSSSSSSCKCNASRGTSTEDDGLIEIVQQLRQQVQQHQDQIALLTQQLANQNADLTPNQDNVESPAIGRRSSQGIHSGRGNHNLDHIA; from the exons CCAAAATTGGAGGTTAATGATGGTGGACACAAggattatattttcaaaagccTAGATAAGAAATGGCGGGACCATCGATTCCACTTATATAGCTATGCACAATGTGATCCTGATGGTCCTCGTGAAGCGAACATTGCAAAAAAATCTCCAGAGATTCCTTTGGAGCAATGGGTGGCATTTGTCGATTATAGGGCTCATCCTGACACGAAG GCAAAAGCAGCACAAAATACTAGAAATCGCATGAACCTAACAATGCCTCACACGTTAGGTTCAAAGTCATTTGATAGACTACAGAAGGAGATG GAAACACAACTTGGTCGTTCTGTTACAAGAGCTGAATTGTTTCAAGCAAGCCATACAACATTGGAAGGAAGTTTTGTAAATGAAGAGGCAAGGCAAAATCAT GAAGATCTAATTAGCCGAAGTCAGAATTCTTCAGAAAATGAGGCATTTACTAGCGTTTTTGGCAAAGATCACCCAGGTTATGTTAAAGGGTTAGGACATGGAGTTTCCCCAACCCAGGTGTATAGCTCATCGAGCAGCTCGAGTTGTAAATGTAATGCTAGTAGGGGTACATCAACCGAAGATGATGGCCTTATAGAAATTGTACAACAATTAAGGCAGCAAGTCCAACAACATCAGGATCAAATAGCTTTGTTGACCCAACAATTAGCAAACCAAAATGCAGATTTAACACCTAATCAG GACAATGTGGAGTCTCCAGCTATTGGGAGGCGTTCCTCACAGGGTATTCATTCAGGTCGTGGCAACCATAATTTAGACCATATTGCATAG